The following are from one region of the Cupriavidus sp. D39 genome:
- a CDS encoding LysR substrate-binding domain-containing protein: protein MDITQTPRSRLRISIPLVSVQFLPALTAFQIQNPDIELDIDCDNRKVKLVEEGYDVVIRTGNVEDESLASCELGSFRLFIVGTPDYLARHGRPQHPSDLANHTIVQYRMPHNGQLMQWPLLLEEGEQPPRLAPRVVCNSNEARLHFALEGLGLTCMSEFSVRDALQAGKLEAVLEPYTRSRHTFRLVWAESSAARPELQKFTKFVSTMMTKGTTHAPDTPQP from the coding sequence ATGGACATTACTCAAACGCCGCGTTCGCGACTCCGCATCAGCATCCCGCTCGTCAGCGTGCAGTTTCTGCCGGCACTGACTGCATTCCAGATTCAGAATCCGGACATCGAACTCGATATCGACTGCGACAATCGCAAGGTCAAACTCGTCGAAGAGGGCTATGACGTGGTCATCCGGACAGGGAACGTCGAGGACGAAAGCCTCGCCTCATGCGAGCTCGGCAGCTTCCGGTTGTTCATCGTGGGGACGCCCGACTACCTCGCGCGGCATGGTCGGCCCCAGCACCCAAGCGATCTGGCCAACCACACAATTGTTCAGTACCGAATGCCGCACAATGGCCAGCTTATGCAGTGGCCACTGCTCCTCGAGGAGGGTGAACAGCCGCCGCGACTCGCGCCGCGGGTCGTCTGCAATAGCAATGAAGCGCGGCTGCATTTCGCGCTTGAGGGGTTGGGGTTGACCTGCATGTCGGAGTTCTCGGTGCGGGACGCGCTCCAGGCTGGAAAGCTGGAGGCTGTCCTGGAACCCTACACCCGGAGCCGGCACACTTTCCGGTTGGTATGGGCGGAGAGCTCGGCTGCGCGTCCGGAGCTGCAGAAGTTTACCAAGTTCGTGAGCACGATGATGACCAAGGGGACAACTCACGCGCCGGACACGCCCCAACCCTGA
- a CDS encoding glutathione S-transferase C-terminal domain-containing protein yields MKLYIAQATCSLAAQLIANELGLNPELVHYDVFGKTTSNGDNFLEVNPLAYVPVLALENDQKDLLTETTIITSYLADQHPEAGLIPAHGTLERVKLDQLLTFIATEIAQKHIPLMRKLQTEAGAEWTRNKIVSAYTVLDERLADGRAYLTGEQFTVADAYVWATMWHERSGAQIGHLQNLMAYIARINARPSAQKAIKDETDMFNLHEAAKAA; encoded by the coding sequence ATGAAACTCTACATCGCCCAAGCCACCTGCTCCCTCGCAGCCCAACTCATTGCCAATGAACTGGGCCTGAACCCGGAACTGGTCCATTACGATGTGTTCGGCAAGACCACGTCTAACGGCGACAACTTCCTGGAAGTGAATCCCCTCGCGTACGTACCGGTCCTTGCCCTCGAGAACGACCAGAAAGACCTGCTAACCGAAACGACCATTATCACATCGTACCTTGCAGACCAGCACCCGGAAGCCGGGCTGATCCCGGCGCATGGCACGCTTGAGCGCGTGAAGCTCGACCAACTGCTCACGTTCATCGCAACGGAAATCGCACAGAAGCATATCCCGCTGATGCGCAAGCTGCAGACGGAAGCGGGTGCGGAGTGGACCCGCAACAAAATCGTCAGCGCCTACACCGTGCTTGATGAACGCCTTGCGGACGGCCGCGCCTACCTGACCGGTGAACAGTTCACGGTCGCCGATGCTTATGTTTGGGCGACGATGTGGCACGAGCGTTCGGGCGCGCAAATTGGCCACCTGCAAAATCTGATGGCTTACATCGCACGCATCAATGCCCGGCCTTCGGCGCAGAAAGCAATCAAGGACGAAACCGATATGTTTAACCTCCATGAGGCTGCGAAGGCTGCCTAA
- a CDS encoding efflux RND transporter permease subunit, with product MNISKFFIDRPIFAGVLSVIILLGGVISLFKLPTAEYPEVAPPSVVVRAQYPGANPKVIAETVASPLEEKINGVEDMLYMQSQANSDGNMTTTVTFKLGTDPDKAAQLVQNRVNQAMPRLPEDVQRLGVTTVKSSPTLTMGVNIVSPNGKYDLTYLRNYALINVKDRLARVPGVGEVALWGAGDYSMRVWLDPQKVARQNMTATDVVKAIREQNVQVAAGIIGASPMASNVPMQLSVNAQGRLKTEEQFRGIILKTTPEGGVVRLSDVARIELSSSEYALRAMLDNKDAVQIVIFQQPGANSLQISDDVRAIVAELQKDMPDGVKAEIVYDPTRFVQESIDAVVHTLFEAIALVVLVVIIFLQTWRASLIPLLAVPVSIIGTFTLMHAFGYTINALSLFGMVLAIGIVVDDAIVVVENVERNISEGLSPRAATYKAMQEVSGPIIAIALTLVAVFVPLASMSGLTGQFYQQFAMTIAISTVISAFNSLTLSPALAALLLKDHHAPKDRLTRVMDRILGPFFNGFNKVFHRGSESYGKGVGGVIQRKLIMFVLYGLLLGLALLMGKMVPGGFVPAQDKDYLVSIAQLPAGASLDRTEEVVRQMGEIVLKQPGVVHAPMFPGLSVNGLTNSSSAGLVFPVLKPSKERGPGESAAEIAAALNAKFAEIKGAQIATFPPPPVSGLGTLGGFKLQLEDRGALGYEALNDATQAFIKAASKAPELGPMFTSYQINVPQLDVDLDRVKAKQLGVPVTDVFDTMQIYLGSLYVNDFNKFGRVYQVRAQADQQFRATAADILQLKTRNAAGEMVPLSSLVKVTPTYGPEMVVRYNGFTAADINGGPAPGYSSGQAKAAIERIAAETLPRGIRMEWTDLTYQQILAGNAAMWVFPISVLLVFLVLAAMYESLTLPLAIILIVPMSILSALLGVWLTNGDNNIFTQIGLMVLVGLSAKNAILIVEFARELEMQGRTIMQAAIEASRLRLRPILMTSFAFIMGVIPLVMSTGAGSEMRRAMGIAVFFGMLGVTLFGLLLTPVFYVALRKMAGSKPIVDKHHTHTEPLHAEHPVHVVKAASAE from the coding sequence ATGAACATCTCTAAATTCTTCATCGACCGGCCCATTTTTGCGGGCGTGCTGTCGGTGATTATCCTGCTTGGCGGCGTGATTTCGCTGTTCAAGCTGCCCACCGCCGAATACCCGGAAGTAGCACCGCCCTCGGTGGTGGTGCGCGCGCAGTATCCAGGCGCGAATCCGAAAGTCATCGCTGAAACCGTTGCCTCGCCGCTCGAAGAGAAGATCAACGGCGTCGAGGACATGCTGTACATGCAGTCGCAGGCGAACAGCGACGGCAACATGACCACCACGGTCACGTTCAAGCTCGGCACCGATCCGGACAAGGCCGCGCAGCTCGTGCAGAACCGCGTGAACCAGGCCATGCCGCGTCTTCCTGAAGACGTGCAGCGCCTGGGCGTGACCACGGTCAAGTCGTCGCCCACGCTGACCATGGGCGTGAACATCGTGTCGCCGAACGGCAAATACGACCTGACCTACCTGCGAAATTACGCGCTCATCAACGTCAAGGACCGGCTCGCCCGCGTCCCCGGCGTCGGCGAGGTCGCGCTCTGGGGTGCCGGTGACTACTCGATGCGTGTCTGGCTCGATCCGCAGAAGGTGGCTCGCCAGAACATGACGGCCACCGACGTGGTCAAGGCGATTCGCGAACAGAACGTGCAGGTGGCGGCCGGTATCATCGGTGCCTCGCCAATGGCATCGAACGTGCCGATGCAGCTGAGCGTCAATGCCCAGGGGCGCCTGAAGACGGAAGAGCAGTTCCGCGGGATCATCCTCAAGACCACGCCCGAAGGCGGTGTGGTGCGCCTGTCGGACGTGGCGCGCATCGAGCTGTCGTCGTCGGAGTACGCGCTGCGTGCAATGCTCGACAACAAGGATGCAGTACAAATCGTTATCTTCCAGCAGCCAGGTGCGAACTCGCTGCAGATTTCGGATGACGTGCGCGCCATCGTGGCCGAGCTGCAGAAGGACATGCCCGACGGCGTGAAGGCCGAGATCGTCTACGACCCGACGCGCTTCGTGCAGGAAAGTATCGACGCCGTGGTCCACACGCTGTTCGAAGCAATCGCGCTGGTGGTGCTGGTGGTCATCATCTTCCTGCAGACCTGGCGTGCTTCGCTGATTCCGCTGCTTGCTGTACCCGTCTCCATCATCGGCACGTTCACGCTGATGCACGCCTTCGGATACACCATCAACGCGTTGTCGCTGTTCGGCATGGTGCTGGCCATCGGTATCGTGGTCGATGACGCCATCGTGGTGGTGGAAAACGTCGAGCGCAATATCTCGGAAGGGTTGTCGCCGCGTGCCGCGACGTACAAGGCCATGCAGGAAGTGAGTGGGCCGATTATCGCCATCGCGCTGACCCTGGTGGCCGTGTTCGTGCCGCTGGCCTCGATGTCGGGTCTGACCGGCCAGTTCTACCAGCAGTTCGCGATGACCATTGCCATCTCGACGGTGATCTCGGCGTTCAACTCGCTGACGCTGTCGCCGGCCCTAGCTGCGCTGCTGCTCAAGGACCACCACGCACCGAAGGACCGTCTGACCCGCGTGATGGACCGCATCCTCGGCCCGTTCTTCAACGGATTCAACAAGGTCTTCCACCGCGGTTCGGAATCGTATGGCAAGGGCGTGGGCGGTGTGATCCAACGCAAGCTCATCATGTTCGTACTCTATGGCCTGCTGCTGGGCCTGGCGTTGCTGATGGGCAAGATGGTGCCGGGTGGCTTCGTGCCGGCGCAGGACAAGGACTATCTGGTCAGCATCGCACAACTGCCGGCCGGCGCCTCGCTGGACCGCACCGAAGAAGTGGTGCGCCAGATGGGTGAAATCGTACTGAAGCAGCCGGGCGTGGTCCACGCACCGATGTTCCCGGGTCTGTCCGTGAACGGCCTGACCAACTCGTCGAGCGCGGGCCTGGTGTTCCCGGTGCTCAAGCCGTCGAAGGAACGTGGCCCGGGTGAATCGGCTGCGGAGATTGCTGCCGCGCTGAACGCCAAGTTCGCTGAAATCAAGGGCGCGCAGATCGCCACCTTCCCGCCGCCGCCGGTGTCGGGCCTGGGTACGCTGGGTGGTTTCAAGCTCCAGCTTGAGGACCGTGGCGCACTCGGCTACGAAGCGCTCAACGATGCGACGCAGGCGTTCATCAAGGCAGCCTCCAAGGCGCCGGAACTGGGCCCGATGTTCACGAGCTACCAGATCAACGTGCCGCAGCTCGACGTGGACCTGGACCGTGTCAAGGCCAAGCAGCTCGGCGTGCCGGTGACCGACGTGTTCGACACCATGCAGATTTACCTCGGCTCGCTGTATGTGAACGACTTCAACAAGTTCGGTCGCGTCTACCAGGTGCGTGCGCAGGCTGACCAGCAGTTCCGCGCCACGGCCGCCGACATCCTTCAGCTCAAGACACGCAACGCTGCCGGTGAGATGGTGCCGCTGTCGTCGCTAGTGAAGGTTACGCCGACCTACGGCCCGGAAATGGTGGTGCGCTACAACGGCTTCACGGCTGCCGACATCAACGGCGGCCCTGCACCCGGCTACTCGTCGGGCCAGGCCAAGGCCGCCATCGAGCGCATTGCCGCCGAAACGCTGCCGCGCGGGATCCGTATGGAGTGGACTGATCTGACGTATCAGCAAATCCTGGCCGGCAACGCCGCCATGTGGGTGTTCCCCATCAGCGTGCTGCTGGTGTTCCTAGTGCTGGCCGCCATGTACGAGAGCCTGACGCTGCCGCTGGCCATCATCCTGATCGTGCCGATGAGTATTCTGTCGGCGCTGCTGGGGGTGTGGCTGACCAATGGCGACAACAACATCTTCACGCAGATTGGCTTGATGGTGCTGGTGGGGCTATCGGCGAAGAACGCCATCCTGATTGTCGAGTTCGCTCGCGAGCTGGAAATGCAGGGTCGCACGATCATGCAGGCTGCCATCGAGGCGAGCCGGCTCCGTCTGCGCCCGATCCTGATGACGTCGTTCGCTTTCATCATGGGTGTGATTCCGCTGGTGATGTCTACGGGTGCCGGCTCGGAGATGCGCCGTGCCATGGGCATCGCGGTGTTCTTCGGCATGTTGGGCGTGACGCTGTTTGGCCTGCTGCTGACGCCGGTGTTCTACGTGGCGCTGCGCAAGATGGCCGGTAGCAAGCCGATTGTCGACAAGCATCACACGCATACCGAGCCGTTGCACGCCGAGCACCCGGTGCACGTTGTCAAGGCGGCATCGGCTGAATGA
- a CDS encoding efflux RND transporter periplasmic adaptor subunit → MITNRKKLSMAVGILFIVGVTGLALTHGSDGPVASATAASPAPAAPAIDVDVATVISQSVVEWQDYSGRLEAIDKVEIRPLVPGKIVAVQFKDGQLVKKGDSLFTIDPRPYQAEVDRAAAQLAAAEARASYTTSDAARADRLIESNAIARRDFDEKHNAAREASASVKAARAALEAAKVNLSYTDVVAPVAGRVSRAELTVGNIVSVGAGAPLLTTLVSVSPIYASFDADEQTYLRSLRRGANSPMPVELGLADETGYSRKGVIVSVDNHLDTTSGTIRVRARIDNADGALVPGLYARVKVGGGQAHPAVMVDDAAIGTDQAKKYVLVVDANSRVQYREITLGALHEGLRIVATGLKPGERIVVNGIQRVRPNDTVKARSVDMVSAGNAKSAA, encoded by the coding sequence ATGATTACCAATCGCAAGAAACTCTCGATGGCAGTAGGTATTCTGTTTATCGTGGGTGTGACGGGCCTGGCGCTCACCCACGGCAGTGACGGCCCCGTAGCGAGCGCCACGGCTGCGTCGCCTGCGCCTGCCGCGCCCGCCATTGACGTCGACGTGGCCACCGTAATCAGCCAATCCGTCGTGGAATGGCAGGATTACTCGGGCCGGCTCGAGGCCATCGACAAGGTCGAGATTCGTCCGCTGGTGCCTGGCAAGATCGTGGCGGTCCAGTTCAAGGACGGCCAACTCGTCAAGAAGGGCGATTCGCTGTTCACCATCGACCCGCGCCCCTATCAGGCCGAAGTCGACCGCGCCGCCGCGCAATTGGCCGCCGCCGAAGCGCGTGCGAGCTACACCACGAGCGACGCGGCGCGTGCCGACCGCCTGATCGAAAGCAATGCCATCGCGCGCCGCGACTTCGACGAGAAGCACAACGCCGCGCGTGAAGCGTCGGCTAGCGTCAAGGCCGCCCGTGCCGCACTGGAAGCCGCCAAGGTGAACCTCTCGTACACCGATGTCGTGGCGCCGGTGGCGGGCCGCGTGTCGCGCGCCGAGCTCACGGTCGGCAACATCGTGTCCGTCGGTGCCGGTGCACCGCTGCTGACCACCCTGGTATCGGTTTCGCCGATCTACGCCTCGTTCGATGCCGACGAGCAGACCTACCTGCGCTCGCTGCGTCGTGGCGCCAATTCGCCGATGCCGGTCGAACTGGGCCTCGCCGACGAGACGGGTTATTCGCGCAAGGGCGTCATCGTCTCGGTCGACAACCATCTCGACACCACGTCCGGAACCATCCGTGTGCGGGCCCGCATCGACAACGCCGACGGCGCGCTGGTGCCGGGCCTCTACGCCCGCGTCAAGGTAGGTGGCGGCCAGGCCCACCCTGCGGTGATGGTCGACGACGCCGCCATCGGTACCGACCAGGCCAAGAAATACGTACTCGTGGTCGATGCCAACAGTCGCGTGCAATACCGCGAAATCACGCTTGGCGCGCTCCATGAAGGACTGCGCATCGTGGCAACCGGCCTCAAGCCGGGAGAGCGCATCGTCGTCAACGGCATCCAGCGCGTGCGCCCCAACGACACCGTCAAGGCGCGCAGCGTCGACATGGTGAGCGCAGGTAACGCCAAGTCGGCCGCCTGA
- a CDS encoding SDR family oxidoreductase has translation MTQSFAGKTIVIAGGSSGMGLALARKAVALGAIVHVIGRSQEKLDAGRLGIGDIVTHRADIGVEADVEALAVNIPHVDHLVCTAADLAFKPFAGTSNEDIERMLGGKFWGPIYLVRHLTKRLAKDGSVTFFSGAAAYKAIPGASIVAALNASLEGLARTLALELAPIRVNVISPGVVDSPVWDFLPGDARSDTLGAIGTALPRGRVGTVDELADAGLFAISNGFMTGSVLQIDGGNNA, from the coding sequence TTGACTCAGTCATTTGCAGGTAAAACCATTGTTATTGCTGGCGGCAGCTCGGGCATGGGCCTGGCGCTCGCCCGGAAGGCCGTTGCCCTGGGCGCGATTGTTCATGTCATCGGCCGCTCGCAAGAGAAACTCGACGCCGGACGCCTCGGTATTGGCGACATCGTGACGCATCGCGCTGATATCGGGGTCGAAGCCGATGTGGAAGCCTTGGCAGTGAACATCCCCCACGTCGACCACCTCGTATGCACCGCGGCGGACTTGGCCTTCAAGCCCTTCGCCGGTACTTCGAACGAGGATATCGAGCGGATGCTCGGCGGCAAGTTCTGGGGCCCGATCTACCTGGTGCGCCACCTTACGAAGCGCCTTGCGAAGGATGGGTCGGTGACGTTCTTCAGTGGAGCGGCAGCCTACAAGGCGATTCCAGGCGCAAGCATCGTTGCGGCGCTGAATGCGAGCCTCGAAGGCCTGGCGCGCACCCTGGCGCTCGAGCTCGCCCCCATTCGCGTCAACGTCATTTCTCCTGGTGTCGTCGACAGCCCGGTGTGGGACTTCCTTCCTGGCGACGCTCGTTCCGATACGCTTGGCGCAATCGGAACCGCGTTGCCGCGCGGACGTGTTGGCACCGTTGATGAGCTTGCCGATGCAGGACTATTTGCAATCAGCAATGGCTTTATGACCGGTTCTGTTTTGCAGATCGATGGCGGCAACAACGCCTGA
- a CDS encoding epoxide hydrolase family protein, which produces MRYPQTHWCVWKTSRFTIALATTLMSNQADSQQSSADKSGQEQIDPARRSVLQVAAAIGAAAIPAVDAFAGSAPKGTPSASLVPFHIAVPQADLDDLKRRLDTTRWPERETAGTDEQGAQLDKVQALVEYWRTRYDWRRVEARLNGYPQFKTEIDGLGIHFLHISSKHENATPLIMTHGWPGSIVEFLETIEPLVNPTAHGGQATDAFHLVLPSLPGYGFSDKPTAKGWGRQRIAKAWGELMERLGYKRYVAQGGDWGSVVTTEMGRQQLPGLAAIHVNLPFVVPATLPSNPTPEEKVTIDQCIRFANNGSDYHRLQVTRPQTIGYALADSPSGQAAWIYEKLAAWSDSNGNPESVVSYDQMLDDIMFYWATNSGASSARMYTENSDLTFNSVPLSLPVAVTVFPGEIITPPKHWAEQTYSNLYYWNRAPRGGHFAAFEQPTIFVDELRKAFARKHTV; this is translated from the coding sequence TTGCGCTATCCCCAGACACACTGGTGTGTCTGGAAAACTTCGCGATTCACCATCGCATTAGCGACGACACTCATGTCAAACCAAGCAGACTCTCAGCAATCAAGCGCCGATAAATCCGGTCAGGAACAGATTGACCCGGCGCGTCGCAGCGTACTCCAGGTCGCTGCAGCTATCGGTGCCGCAGCAATCCCGGCGGTCGACGCATTCGCTGGGTCGGCGCCCAAAGGCACTCCCTCTGCGTCCCTCGTGCCCTTCCACATTGCGGTGCCACAAGCTGACCTCGATGACCTCAAACGTCGCCTGGACACGACCCGCTGGCCGGAGCGTGAGACCGCGGGCACGGACGAACAGGGGGCCCAGCTGGACAAGGTTCAAGCGCTCGTGGAATACTGGCGCACCCGCTATGACTGGCGCCGCGTAGAGGCTCGTCTGAATGGCTATCCGCAATTCAAGACGGAGATTGATGGACTGGGCATCCATTTCCTTCACATCAGTTCGAAGCACGAGAACGCCACGCCGCTCATCATGACGCACGGCTGGCCTGGCTCTATCGTCGAGTTCCTCGAGACCATCGAGCCACTCGTCAATCCGACTGCCCACGGCGGCCAGGCAACTGACGCATTCCACCTGGTACTGCCATCGCTGCCTGGCTATGGCTTCAGCGACAAGCCCACTGCCAAGGGTTGGGGCCGCCAGCGCATTGCAAAAGCCTGGGGGGAACTGATGGAGCGACTGGGCTACAAGCGCTATGTGGCACAAGGCGGCGATTGGGGCAGCGTGGTGACGACAGAAATGGGCCGCCAGCAGCTCCCCGGACTGGCAGCCATTCACGTCAACCTCCCGTTCGTGGTCCCCGCCACCTTGCCGTCCAATCCAACGCCGGAAGAGAAGGTCACGATTGACCAGTGCATCCGCTTTGCCAACAACGGCTCGGACTACCATCGCCTTCAGGTCACACGTCCGCAAACCATCGGCTATGCCCTGGCCGATTCGCCGAGCGGGCAGGCCGCCTGGATTTACGAGAAGCTTGCTGCATGGTCGGACAGCAACGGCAATCCGGAATCGGTGGTGAGCTATGACCAGATGCTCGACGACATCATGTTCTACTGGGCGACCAACAGCGGTGCATCGTCGGCACGGATGTACACCGAAAACTCCGACCTGACCTTCAACTCGGTGCCCCTGTCGTTGCCGGTTGCAGTGACGGTGTTCCCTGGTGAAATCATCACGCCGCCGAAGCACTGGGCAGAGCAAACCTATAGCAACCTCTACTACTGGAATCGCGCACCGCGAGGCGGTCATTTCGCAGCATTCGAGCAACCGACGATCTTCGTCGATGAACTGCGGAAGGCGTTTGCGCGCAAGCACACCGTGTAG
- a CDS encoding gamma-glutamylcyclotransferase codes for MYTRETIHSGAWLGSLALPKALIWTQAQIDASLAATMRARPPGEDIWVFAYGSLMWNPLLNFDRREVATLQGWRRSFCIRMVAGRGSSEVPGRMLALEQGGTAQGVALRLTAAHLEDDLRVLWVREMIAGSYVPTWASLELADGSQVTGIVFVANTTGIQYERDASVESIASIVAGATGAFGSNAEYVHKLERALSDCGLTDEYIADLANVLRQKSNGTAP; via the coding sequence ATGTACACCAGAGAAACTATTCATTCAGGGGCCTGGCTGGGGAGCTTGGCCCTTCCCAAAGCCCTTATCTGGACCCAAGCCCAAATCGACGCCTCGCTTGCTGCCACGATGCGCGCCAGGCCTCCCGGCGAGGACATCTGGGTCTTCGCCTATGGGTCCTTGATGTGGAACCCATTGCTCAACTTCGATAGGCGCGAGGTGGCGACCCTTCAAGGCTGGCGCCGCAGCTTTTGCATCCGGATGGTGGCGGGACGAGGGTCGTCAGAGGTGCCCGGAAGAATGTTGGCCCTCGAACAAGGAGGGACCGCGCAAGGGGTAGCGCTCCGGCTCACTGCGGCACATCTCGAAGACGACCTCCGAGTTCTTTGGGTGCGCGAAATGATCGCGGGCTCTTACGTGCCGACCTGGGCCTCGCTTGAACTGGCCGACGGTTCCCAAGTGACCGGCATCGTGTTCGTCGCCAATACAACCGGCATCCAGTACGAGCGCGACGCCAGCGTGGAAAGCATCGCGTCAATCGTCGCCGGCGCCACGGGGGCCTTTGGGTCCAATGCCGAATATGTTCACAAGCTGGAGCGTGCGCTGTCCGATTGCGGGTTGACGGATGAATACATCGCCGACCTCGCCAATGTGCTCCGACAGAAATCGAACGGAACGGCACCTTAG
- a CDS encoding LysR family transcriptional regulator, producing MDKLQAMQVFTRVVETSSFTRAADSMDLPKGSVTRLIKELEAYLDTRLLNRTTRSLSVTSAGAAYYEQCARILAEIDEAEASFTDAPRAPKGKLRVDMASSIGRLIVVPALDEFRAKYPEIELTLGFGDRLVDLVQEGIDCTLRIGNLDDSTLVARRVGVFRLLTAASPGYIREFGAPKSPHVLERHRAVNYFSSRTGRMINMNFQMAGEAMNVKVPSTLAANDGDAHLQCGLKGFGLIQIPRILAQPHLDSGELVEVLSEWNPASLPISAVFPQSRHLSPQVRAFVNWVAEIFERCTLLRNSAPGFDTNSPVKQGNVNSGRGS from the coding sequence ATGGACAAGCTTCAAGCAATGCAGGTGTTCACCCGTGTCGTTGAGACCAGCAGCTTCACGCGGGCCGCCGATTCGATGGACCTGCCCAAGGGGTCGGTGACGCGCCTGATTAAGGAGTTGGAGGCGTATCTCGATACGAGACTGTTGAACAGGACCACACGGAGCCTGAGCGTGACATCCGCCGGTGCGGCGTACTACGAGCAATGTGCGCGCATCCTTGCCGAAATTGACGAGGCGGAAGCCTCTTTCACCGATGCACCGCGCGCGCCGAAGGGCAAGTTGCGCGTCGACATGGCGAGTTCCATCGGCCGCTTGATCGTAGTGCCCGCCCTCGACGAATTCCGAGCCAAGTATCCGGAGATCGAGTTGACGCTTGGCTTTGGCGACCGGCTGGTGGATCTGGTCCAGGAAGGAATTGACTGCACCTTGCGCATCGGCAATCTCGACGATTCCACGCTCGTGGCACGGCGCGTGGGAGTGTTCCGTTTGCTGACCGCCGCCAGCCCTGGCTACATCCGCGAGTTTGGGGCGCCGAAGTCACCGCACGTCCTGGAAAGGCATCGAGCGGTAAACTACTTTTCGAGTCGTACCGGCCGCATGATTAACATGAACTTCCAGATGGCCGGCGAAGCGATGAACGTCAAGGTGCCTTCGACGCTTGCCGCAAACGACGGAGATGCGCATCTCCAGTGCGGGCTCAAGGGGTTCGGCCTCATCCAGATTCCGCGCATCCTGGCGCAGCCGCACCTCGATAGCGGAGAGTTGGTTGAAGTGTTGTCGGAATGGAACCCCGCGTCCCTTCCTATTTCCGCAGTGTTCCCGCAAAGCCGACATCTCTCGCCACAGGTACGCGCCTTCGTGAACTGGGTCGCGGAGATATTCGAGCGCTGTACGCTCCTTCGAAATTCTGCCCCAGGCTTCGACACGAATAGTCCCGTCAAGCAAGGCAACGTGAACTCTGGCCGCGGCTCCTGA
- a CDS encoding LysR family transcriptional regulator: MSDRIDASVADIEAFVAVARSSSFTRAAEGLGTSKSNVGKSVQRLEAALGTRLFQRTTRAVRLTEDGETYLMASETALEGLREAGQALAARRAEPIGKVRLDLPAGFGRLLFPALAELRLRHPRLTFELALNDRMSDPVSEGWDIVVRIGDLPNDGEMTVRKLCDLRLGLYASPDYLKQRAEIRSPADLPGHDAIVFRGPTGRLRPWKVADGPHIKELSLNPVLALADGHALVEAAVQGFGITQIHDRVAQPHVDAGRLVHVLPGSDVPGPPVHAMIPLGLKMPAKTRAVLNQIVAYLQRTD, encoded by the coding sequence ATGTCTGATCGCATAGATGCCTCCGTTGCGGATATCGAGGCCTTCGTCGCCGTAGCCCGAAGCAGCAGCTTCACGCGCGCGGCCGAGGGATTGGGAACAAGCAAGTCGAACGTCGGCAAGTCGGTTCAGCGACTCGAAGCCGCACTGGGGACGCGCCTGTTCCAGCGCACTACCCGCGCTGTCCGGCTCACCGAAGACGGCGAGACGTACCTAATGGCTTCGGAGACCGCGCTCGAGGGACTGCGCGAGGCTGGCCAGGCATTGGCGGCCCGACGCGCGGAGCCCATCGGCAAGGTACGGCTCGATCTGCCTGCCGGCTTCGGCCGCCTTCTGTTTCCCGCGCTGGCCGAGCTCCGGCTACGACATCCCCGCCTCACGTTTGAGCTCGCACTCAACGACCGCATGTCCGACCCCGTCTCCGAAGGTTGGGATATCGTCGTGCGCATCGGCGACCTGCCGAACGACGGCGAAATGACCGTCCGTAAGCTGTGCGATCTGCGCCTGGGGCTCTACGCCTCGCCCGACTATCTGAAGCAGCGCGCCGAAATCCGCTCCCCGGCCGACCTGCCTGGTCACGATGCCATCGTGTTTCGCGGACCCACCGGCCGTCTGCGGCCGTGGAAGGTGGCAGACGGCCCGCATATCAAGGAGCTGTCGCTCAATCCCGTGCTCGCGCTGGCCGATGGTCACGCACTCGTTGAAGCAGCAGTGCAGGGTTTTGGCATCACGCAAATCCACGACCGCGTCGCCCAGCCACATGTCGACGCCGGGCGATTGGTCCACGTCCTTCCCGGCTCTGACGTGCCCGGGCCTCCCGTGCACGCCATGATTCCGCTGGGCCTGAAAATGCCCGCGAAGACGCGCGCCGTGCTGAATCAAATCGTGGCGTATTTGCAGCGGACAGACTAG